A single Arachidicoccus sp. BS20 DNA region contains:
- a CDS encoding SDR family oxidoreductase, whose product MKTVFITGANQGIGFETAKQLAELGYYIYLGSRDESKGIEATEQLKASGLNNVECIEIDVTDIVSIKSARKELGNKTPHLDVLINNAGIAGKQPQNISTVDMENLRTVFETNFFGAIQTTQQFIDLLKKSDEPRIINVSSPLGSLSFQSNSQNPNHRIYDVYSCSKTALNAFTVLLAREFQDTNFRIISIEPGYTATNLNQHQGTQTAAQGASIIVKFATLADVPTGKFFDRNGDELAW is encoded by the coding sequence ATGAAAACAGTATTTATAACAGGTGCCAATCAGGGAATCGGTTTTGAAACTGCCAAGCAATTAGCAGAACTTGGCTATTATATCTATCTCGGAAGTCGAGATGAATCCAAAGGAATTGAAGCAACAGAGCAATTAAAAGCATCGGGATTGAACAATGTGGAATGTATAGAAATAGATGTAACGGATATTGTATCCATAAAATCTGCAAGAAAAGAATTGGGAAATAAAACGCCGCATTTAGATGTGTTGATAAATAATGCAGGCATTGCAGGCAAACAACCTCAGAATATTTCCACTGTTGATATGGAAAATCTGCGGACAGTTTTTGAAACCAATTTTTTCGGTGCAATACAAACAACACAGCAATTTATCGACTTATTGAAAAAATCGGACGAACCACGAATTATAAATGTTTCAAGTCCGTTAGGCTCGCTGTCGTTTCAAAGCAATTCGCAAAATCCTAATCACAGAATTTACGATGTGTACAGTTGTTCAAAAACGGCATTGAATGCTTTTACCGTATTGCTTGCAAGGGAGTTTCAGGATACAAATTTTAGAATTATCAGCATTGAACCGGGCTACACGGCAACCAATCTCAATCAGCATCAAGGAACGCAAACTGCAGCACAAGGTGCAAGCATCATTGTAAAATTTGCCACCTTAGCAGATGTGCCGACGGGAAAGTTTTTCGACAGGAACGGCGATGAACTGGCTTGGTAA
- a CDS encoding DUF4350 domain-containing protein produces the protein MKKIFKIAKLELSNLFYSPIAWFLLIVFVFQAAFNFTHTLDGLMRSKHLMDKDDIFGFLTNYIFSGWATSLFPGLLDKLYLYLPLLTMGLISREMNSGTISLLYSSPVKVREIVFGKFLAMVGYALVLIGVLMLFGITAFWFIPHMDVALFLSGLFGVFLLLCTYAAIGLFMSCLTSYQVVAALSTFVVFAALTYVGQIWQKVDFVRDLTYFLSISGRTSKMIAGLITTKDVFYFVLIAGMFLVFSIIKLQSGRETKAWYIKAGKYVGIFAFVLLAGYITSRPGYVGYWDVTATNVNTITESAQKIIKELDSPLEVTTYINYLDRNYYLGSPDKRNADLDRWEKYIRFKKDITLKYVYYYDDVPSDPYLHKYMNKNKTILQIAQKRAEADKDDLDRFKTPAEIHKEINLLPEGNKYVMRLKYKGRTTFLRIFDDPETWPSETEVSAALKRLISIPPKIGFLQGDYERSIDKDGDDAYKNIVNLKPFRYSLINQGFDVTPVMADSTHSIPADIAALVIADPRKELSPAALNAIRKYVAAGGNLMILGKPGKQEILNPLLKMLGVQLMPGQILQDSSAYAQNIATVYLTKEAAQWSPVLQGAYNDSTFVSMPGVCGINYKDSEGFRITPLLLTDSAKSWNHVGNVVLDSSAIKYNPALGDGKGPFATTIALTRTVNGKEQRIIVSGDADVMSNAELGRKNMGRTVNFQFNTVLFGWFTYGKFPVNSYRPKAKDHFFTLSDAGFKIINIGLLWILPVALLLFGTILLIRRRRK, from the coding sequence ATGAAAAAAATATTCAAGATAGCGAAGTTGGAGTTAAGCAATCTTTTCTATTCGCCTATTGCATGGTTCCTTTTAATTGTGTTTGTGTTTCAGGCGGCATTTAATTTTACCCACACGCTGGACGGACTGATGCGGTCAAAACATTTGATGGACAAAGATGATATATTTGGCTTCCTTACCAATTATATTTTCAGCGGTTGGGCTACAAGTTTGTTTCCCGGTTTGTTGGATAAATTGTATCTCTATCTTCCGTTGCTGACAATGGGGCTAATCAGCCGGGAAATGAATAGCGGTACTATCAGCCTGCTATATTCATCGCCTGTAAAAGTCCGGGAAATTGTTTTCGGTAAATTTCTGGCGATGGTAGGCTATGCACTCGTGCTTATCGGTGTTTTGATGCTGTTTGGGATTACTGCGTTTTGGTTTATTCCGCACATGGATGTAGCATTATTTCTTTCGGGTTTGTTTGGTGTTTTTCTGTTGCTGTGTACTTATGCGGCTATCGGTTTGTTCATGTCCTGTTTAACGAGTTACCAGGTGGTTGCAGCGCTCAGCACGTTTGTGGTATTTGCTGCTTTGACTTATGTGGGACAAATATGGCAAAAAGTAGATTTTGTGCGCGACCTTACGTATTTCTTGTCCATTTCCGGGCGTACAAGCAAAATGATTGCCGGGCTTATTACGACAAAAGATGTTTTTTATTTTGTGTTGATAGCCGGGATGTTTTTGGTTTTCAGTATTATTAAATTACAATCCGGCAGGGAAACCAAGGCGTGGTATATCAAAGCCGGAAAATATGTGGGTATATTTGCGTTTGTATTACTGGCGGGCTATATTACTTCAAGACCGGGATATGTCGGTTATTGGGATGTAACGGCTACTAACGTGAATACAATTACCGAAAGTGCGCAAAAAATTATTAAGGAGCTGGATAGCCCTTTAGAAGTAACGACGTACATTAATTATCTCGACCGTAATTATTATCTCGGTTCTCCCGATAAGCGCAATGCAGATTTGGACAGGTGGGAAAAATATATCCGCTTCAAAAAAGATATTACATTGAAGTATGTGTATTATTATGACGATGTACCGAGCGACCCTTATCTGCACAAATACATGAATAAAAATAAGACCATATTGCAAATTGCACAAAAACGGGCGGAAGCGGATAAGGATGACTTGGACCGGTTTAAAACGCCGGCTGAAATACATAAGGAAATAAATCTTCTCCCGGAAGGAAACAAATACGTAATGCGGCTGAAATACAAAGGCAGAACTACTTTCCTGCGAATATTTGACGACCCTGAAACTTGGCCCAGCGAAACAGAAGTATCTGCTGCTTTAAAAAGGCTGATTTCCATTCCGCCGAAAATAGGCTTTCTGCAGGGCGACTATGAAAGAAGTATCGACAAAGATGGAGATGATGCGTACAAAAATATTGTCAATCTCAAACCATTTCGTTATTCGCTCATCAATCAGGGTTTTGATGTAACACCTGTTATGGCAGACAGCACACACAGTATCCCTGCCGATATTGCGGCATTGGTAATTGCCGACCCGCGAAAAGAATTAAGTCCGGCAGCCTTGAATGCAATCAGGAAATACGTTGCTGCCGGCGGTAACTTGATGATTCTCGGAAAGCCCGGCAAACAGGAGATACTTAATCCGTTATTAAAAATGCTGGGCGTTCAGTTAATGCCGGGTCAGATTCTCCAGGACAGTAGCGCTTATGCGCAAAATATCGCTACCGTTTATCTTACCAAAGAAGCGGCACAATGGTCGCCTGTTTTGCAAGGCGCATATAACGACAGTACTTTCGTAAGTATGCCGGGCGTGTGCGGTATTAATTATAAAGACAGTGAGGGATTTAGGATAACGCCTTTATTATTAACAGACAGCGCCAAAAGCTGGAATCATGTTGGTAATGTTGTTTTAGATTCTTCGGCTATTAAATATAATCCGGCTTTAGGAGATGGGAAAGGTCCGTTTGCGACCACAATTGCATTAACGCGTACCGTGAATGGCAAAGAGCAACGTATTATTGTGAGCGGCGACGCTGATGTGATGAGCAATGCGGAATTAGGGCGCAAGAATATGGGTAGAACGGTAAATTTTCAATTCAATACTGTGTTGTTCGGCTGGTTTACTTATGGAAAATTTCCCGTGAACTCTTACCGTCCGAAAGCAAAAGACCACTTTTTTACACTAAGCGATGCCGGTTTTAAAATTATCAATATCGGATTGTTATGGATATTGCCTGTAGCGTTATTGCTGTTCGGAACTATTTTATTAATCAGGAGAAGACGGAAATAA
- a CDS encoding MutS-related protein: MFFTDSQTLVDLGIFGKGGGIFGMYDRSFTRGGGAVLEEWLRYPLDNADSINRRTGIIRYFGAAGTSFPFNRELFDGAEQYLSERDERTRLTAQQQSLGQKLSGLVAADTGYKTIVKGISSLTRLLQQLNAFIQGEAALHNKDYSEERKNIEALLSEAAFVPLLSENTQGKLPQDKLVAYDNILRFRHYKESKRLLHYMYCVDAYLSVGQTAKEHGWNFAAAKYAEGNATSLQLKDVKHPAVANAKGNDITIDEEHNVVFLTGANMAGKSTFMKSVGIAVYLAHCGFAVAAKEMTFTPLEGMFSTINLPDNLGMGASHFYAEVLRVKKVAQELHAGKRLFVLFDELFRGTNVKDAGEATVAVVEGFAKKTGSLFIISTHIIEAGDILQQQTNHIQYQYLPTKMEGHNPVYTYKLEEGITADRHGMVIIRNEGIIEMLEKNAAGQLTMDNRP; the protein is encoded by the coding sequence ATGTTTTTTACAGACAGTCAGACGTTAGTTGATTTAGGTATATTTGGAAAGGGCGGTGGTATTTTTGGTATGTATGACCGTTCTTTCACGCGTGGCGGTGGAGCGGTGCTGGAAGAATGGCTTCGTTATCCTTTGGATAATGCGGACAGCATCAACCGCCGCACGGGCATTATTCGGTACTTCGGGGCAGCGGGCACATCTTTTCCGTTTAACAGAGAGCTGTTCGATGGGGCGGAGCAGTACTTGTCGGAGCGTGACGAGCGCACGCGTCTGACGGCACAGCAGCAAAGCCTGGGGCAGAAGCTGTCCGGGTTGGTAGCGGCAGATACAGGCTATAAAACGATTGTTAAAGGCATCAGCTCGCTGACAAGGCTGCTGCAACAGCTGAACGCTTTTATACAGGGGGAAGCTGCCCTGCACAACAAGGATTATTCGGAAGAAAGAAAAAATATAGAAGCCCTCTTGTCGGAAGCAGCTTTTGTTCCGCTGTTATCGGAGAACACCCAAGGCAAGCTGCCGCAGGACAAGCTCGTTGCTTATGACAACATCCTTCGCTTCCGGCACTACAAGGAATCCAAAAGGCTGCTGCACTATATGTATTGTGTGGATGCTTACCTTTCCGTGGGTCAAACTGCCAAAGAACACGGGTGGAATTTTGCGGCAGCAAAATATGCAGAGGGCAATGCAACAAGCCTTCAGCTGAAAGACGTGAAACACCCTGCTGTAGCCAATGCCAAAGGCAACGATATCACGATAGACGAAGAGCATAATGTCGTCTTTCTCACAGGGGCGAACATGGCAGGCAAGAGCACGTTTATGAAAAGCGTGGGGATTGCTGTTTATCTGGCGCATTGCGGTTTCGCGGTAGCTGCAAAGGAAATGACGTTCACGCCGCTGGAAGGCATGTTCTCCACCATCAACCTGCCGGACAACCTCGGGATGGGCGCCAGCCATTTTTACGCAGAAGTACTGAGGGTAAAAAAAGTAGCACAGGAACTGCACGCCGGCAAAAGACTGTTCGTGTTGTTCGATGAACTGTTTAGGGGAACGAACGTGAAAGATGCCGGGGAAGCCACGGTAGCTGTAGTCGAAGGGTTCGCCAAAAAGACGGGCAGTTTGTTCATCATCTCCACGCATATCATTGAAGCCGGGGACATCTTACAACAACAAACGAATCATATCCAATACCAATACCTTCCCACGAAGATGGAGGGGCACAACCCCGTCTATACCTACAAGCTGGAAGAAGGCATCACGGCAGACCGCCACGGGATGGTCATCATCCGCAATGAAGGTATCATAGAGATGCTGGAAAAGAATGCCGCCGGGCAATTAACAATGGACAATCGACCGTAA
- a CDS encoding nucleoid-associated protein codes for MELNLSIHKVGNKETETLSLSGSEIAVNQELSELLTTYFLSSFKSEEYYQLHHDADLALNEVYAYVSAIFDNVAALHEQSINLAKHLYNQSTHPKIKGGEFYVAYFKDAALSGDRMDAVGLFKSENKDTFLKVFPKDEGFEIESEQGININKLDKGCIIFNTEKENGYIVSVVDNTNKGAEAQYWTDNFLHLRQRQDKYYNTENTMSLYKDYIVKQLPEEYSVTRADQADFLNRSMKFFKEKDNFELDEFKNEVLQYPEYINSFDKYKEEYEKERDIEIADNFTISDAAVKRQNRSYKSVIKLDKNFHIYVHGNRELIEHGIDEKGRKFYKIYYETES; via the coding sequence TTGGAACTCAATTTATCCATTCATAAAGTTGGCAATAAAGAAACAGAAACGCTTTCTTTGTCCGGTTCGGAGATTGCGGTTAACCAGGAACTTTCTGAATTGCTTACAACTTATTTTCTTTCTTCTTTTAAATCCGAAGAATATTATCAATTACACCACGATGCGGACTTAGCGTTAAACGAAGTATATGCGTATGTTTCCGCAATCTTTGATAATGTTGCAGCGCTCCATGAACAATCGATAAACCTTGCAAAACATTTATATAATCAAAGCACGCATCCCAAAATAAAAGGCGGCGAGTTCTATGTAGCGTATTTTAAAGATGCAGCATTGAGCGGAGACAGAATGGATGCCGTCGGATTATTCAAATCGGAAAATAAAGACACTTTCTTAAAAGTATTTCCCAAAGACGAAGGCTTTGAAATAGAAAGCGAGCAGGGCATTAATATCAACAAGCTGGACAAAGGTTGCATCATCTTCAATACCGAAAAAGAAAACGGTTATATCGTATCCGTTGTGGACAATACCAATAAAGGTGCAGAAGCACAGTATTGGACGGATAATTTTTTGCATCTGCGGCAACGGCAGGATAAATATTATAATACGGAAAATACAATGTCGTTATACAAAGATTATATTGTAAAACAATTGCCGGAAGAATATAGTGTAACGCGCGCCGACCAGGCAGATTTCCTGAACCGTTCCATGAAATTTTTTAAAGAAAAAGATAATTTTGAACTGGACGAATTTAAAAACGAGGTACTTCAATATCCTGAATATATCAACAGTTTTGATAAATACAAAGAAGAATATGAAAAAGAGCGCGATATTGAAATCGCCGACAATTTTACTATTTCAGACGCTGCCGTAAAACGGCAAAACCGTTCTTACAAAAGCGTGATTAAGCTGGACAAAAATTTCCATATTTATGTTCACGGCAACCGCGAATTGATTGAGCATGGCATAGACGAAAAAGGAAGAAAATTTTACAAGATTTATTATGAGACGGAGTCTTAA
- a CDS encoding MutS-related protein, with the protein MSFITDKQTTDELNLLGRYQSGSVYALFNRTHTPGGEQLLEKLLKTPLTDEEQINRRATVFRYFQQSGYRFPLEREQVELFSNRLDGGGSKTTVGSMFSTLKKKALSSLVHDEAYGLQAKGLTAAATVLQLLYGFLTEDMNMQDNPYEEKIREVQTILTDKDITKLRLLSGKKGEKEGEKKEDLSVKDTAYFDRLLTHTKRKDMEVVLQFIYELDVFMAVGSVAEDRNFTYAEAKPKEGNELKVKGLRHPALKNAVGNDIAFNREHNLLFLTGANMAGKSTLMKSIGINLYLAHCGFPVAADEMCFTVKDGLFSSINVPDNISLGYSHFYAEVLRVKQAAELVSQKKNLLVMFDELFKGTNVKDAYEGTLEVTKAFSKYRDCLFIISTHIIEVGEALQNNMNIQFGYMPTEMEGSTPRYPYTLTEGITEDRQGMLIIQNEGILDMLK; encoded by the coding sequence ATGTCTTTTATAACCGATAAGCAAACGACGGACGAGCTCAATCTTTTAGGCAGGTACCAGTCCGGTTCGGTGTATGCACTATTCAACCGGACACATACACCCGGCGGGGAACAATTGCTGGAAAAGCTGCTGAAAACGCCGCTGACGGACGAAGAGCAAATCAACCGGAGGGCAACCGTTTTCCGGTACTTTCAGCAAAGCGGCTACCGTTTTCCCTTAGAGCGGGAACAGGTAGAGCTGTTCTCCAACCGTTTAGACGGCGGCGGCAGTAAAACGACTGTCGGCAGTATGTTCTCCACGCTAAAGAAAAAGGCGTTATCGTCATTAGTGCATGACGAAGCGTACGGCTTACAGGCAAAAGGACTGACCGCAGCGGCAACGGTGCTGCAACTGCTATACGGTTTTCTCACAGAAGATATGAATATGCAGGACAATCCTTACGAAGAAAAGATAAGGGAAGTCCAAACCATTCTTACAGACAAAGACATCACGAAACTGCGGTTGCTTTCCGGGAAAAAGGGAGAAAAAGAAGGAGAAAAAAAAGAAGACCTTTCCGTAAAAGACACTGCTTATTTTGACCGGCTGCTGACGCACACAAAGCGGAAAGACATGGAAGTTGTTTTGCAGTTTATTTACGAGCTGGATGTCTTCATGGCGGTAGGGAGCGTAGCCGAAGATAGGAACTTTACGTATGCCGAAGCCAAACCAAAGGAAGGCAATGAACTAAAGGTAAAAGGGCTAAGGCATCCTGCATTAAAAAATGCTGTTGGAAACGACATAGCCTTCAACCGGGAACACAACCTTCTTTTTCTCACGGGAGCGAACATGGCAGGCAAAAGTACGCTGATGAAAAGCATCGGCATAAACCTTTATCTGGCGCACTGCGGTTTTCCGGTAGCAGCGGACGAGATGTGTTTTACGGTAAAAGACGGCTTGTTCAGTTCGATAAATGTGCCTGACAACATCAGTCTGGGTTACAGTCATTTTTATGCGGAAGTATTGCGGGTAAAGCAGGCAGCGGAATTGGTATCCCAAAAGAAGAACTTATTGGTAATGTTTGATGAGCTGTTCAAGGGTACGAATGTGAAGGATGCTTACGAAGGCACATTGGAAGTAACGAAAGCGTTTTCGAAATACCGGGATTGTTTATTCATCATTTCTACACACATCATCGAAGTAGGGGAAGCCCTACAAAACAACATGAATATTCAATTTGGTTACATGCCGACGGAGATGGAAGGCAGCACGCCGCGCTATCCGTACACATTAACCGAAGGTATCACGGAAGACCGTCAGGGTATGCTCATTATCCAAAATGAAGGAATCTTGGATATGTTGAAATAG
- a CDS encoding M16 family metallopeptidase, translating into MKLNNKWLLTALLSTAACGLYAQQIPLDTAIHTGKLPNGLTYYIRHNEEPKKRVVMYLVNKVGSILEDNDQQGLAHFMEHMNFNGTKHYPKNELEDYLQKAGVRFGADLNAYTSYDETVFELPIPLDDPSMLNKGLGIIRDWAQDALLDSTDIAQERGVVLEEERLGLGAGERMRRQYMPILLNNSRYAVRTPIGLHSILTTFKPEQIRRFHSDWYRPDLQAVIVVGDINVKQVEAYIKAHFSDEKNPKNERVRTHYSIPLTGENRFVVVTDKEQPQTELNLIIKHKAGNIKTEADYLAAIKRGLFGQMLGARYGEQSLKPDKTYLSASAGISGLLGGLDAFSFSVVPKQGQLEAAVKQGWTIVKQVEKYGFTQDELDRAKKNYLSGMEASLKEASKVSSQNYVKALQSLFLHGEAQPSIQWEYDFVKSHLDAITTQEVNSVASEYIKDNNRDILLIAPDSAKANLPDSATVTGWFSSIENGNIAPYKEIATAANAMLLKTLPTPGKVVKEDSIPKLGITEMTLSNGVKVLLKPTTYQNDAISFMGFAPGGTSLSTLSNYVSAGNATSMLSNMGLGNYDPIQLSRLLTGKIASAGTFISDRTEGAQGSSNQKDLETALQLLYLKFTQPRMDTAIYRNIITSAKQSLAHKYSNPANIFRDTVSYFLSNYNERSRPFTVDRIDELNLDTAYNFYKERFADASAFTFVFVGNFNVDSIRPLLETYLGSLPATHANAAAKDLGIRPPEGRLTKIVRAGTEDKASVEILLTGKYQYSAVNNLLLYTAGEVLELKLLRDIREKEAEVYSPSVKTNEAKEPEQRYSLAVSFGCAPKNVDHLVAMVEQEIDSMKNNISDEDVQKVKLAYQKQMEQAMETNGFWLSYIVGKEQVHENLNDIFDRQKNLDAVTPETVRNWVKEHLTGKNFISLELLPQEDVK; encoded by the coding sequence ATGAAACTAAACAACAAATGGCTACTGACCGCTTTACTTTCAACGGCTGCCTGCGGATTGTATGCACAGCAGATTCCGTTGGATACTGCTATTCACACGGGAAAATTACCTAACGGACTTACTTACTATATCAGGCACAATGAAGAGCCGAAGAAACGGGTAGTGATGTACCTGGTAAATAAAGTTGGCTCTATATTAGAAGATAATGACCAGCAAGGTTTAGCGCATTTTATGGAGCACATGAACTTCAACGGTACAAAGCATTATCCCAAAAACGAATTGGAAGATTATCTTCAAAAAGCCGGTGTCCGTTTCGGTGCAGACCTTAACGCTTATACAAGTTACGACGAGACCGTATTTGAACTTCCTATTCCATTGGACGACCCGTCTATGCTGAATAAAGGCTTGGGCATTATCAGAGACTGGGCACAGGATGCTTTGCTGGACTCGACCGATATTGCGCAGGAGCGTGGCGTGGTGTTGGAAGAAGAAAGGCTGGGCTTGGGTGCAGGCGAAAGAATGCGCCGTCAATATATGCCGATACTGCTGAACAATTCGAGATATGCCGTGCGCACTCCTATTGGTTTACACAGTATTCTTACAACTTTTAAACCGGAACAAATCAGGCGTTTTCACAGCGACTGGTATCGTCCGGATTTGCAGGCGGTAATCGTGGTCGGAGATATAAATGTAAAGCAAGTGGAAGCTTACATTAAAGCGCATTTTAGCGATGAAAAAAATCCAAAGAACGAAAGAGTCCGCACACATTACAGCATTCCGCTTACTGGCGAAAATCGTTTTGTAGTTGTAACAGATAAAGAGCAACCGCAAACGGAGTTGAATCTTATTATCAAACACAAAGCCGGCAATATCAAAACCGAGGCGGACTATTTAGCAGCAATCAAGCGCGGACTGTTCGGTCAAATGTTGGGCGCGCGTTATGGCGAACAAAGCCTGAAACCGGATAAAACTTATTTGTCTGCAAGCGCCGGAATTTCCGGGTTGCTTGGCGGTTTGGATGCCTTTAGTTTTTCGGTGGTACCAAAACAAGGACAATTGGAAGCAGCCGTAAAGCAAGGCTGGACAATTGTAAAGCAGGTAGAAAAATACGGCTTTACGCAAGATGAATTGGACAGGGCAAAAAAGAATTATCTCAGCGGCATGGAAGCCTCGCTAAAAGAAGCAAGCAAAGTATCATCCCAAAATTATGTAAAAGCCTTACAATCTTTGTTTTTGCATGGCGAAGCGCAACCTTCTATTCAATGGGAATATGATTTTGTAAAATCGCATCTGGATGCTATCACCACACAAGAAGTGAACAGCGTAGCATCGGAATATATCAAAGATAATAATCGCGACATTTTGCTGATAGCGCCTGACTCGGCAAAAGCAAATCTACCGGACTCTGCAACGGTTACAGGCTGGTTCAGCAGTATAGAAAACGGTAACATTGCACCATACAAAGAAATCGCAACGGCGGCAAATGCTATGCTTTTGAAAACATTGCCCACTCCGGGAAAAGTTGTTAAGGAAGACAGTATTCCGAAGCTCGGTATCACGGAAATGACTTTGAGCAATGGCGTTAAAGTATTACTTAAACCTACCACTTACCAGAATGACGCCATCAGTTTTATGGGATTTGCGCCGGGAGGCACGTCGTTAAGCACATTGAGCAATTATGTATCTGCGGGTAATGCAACATCTATGTTGAGCAATATGGGCTTGGGTAATTACGACCCGATACAATTGTCAAGATTATTGACAGGAAAAATAGCGAGCGCAGGCACGTTTATCAGTGATAGAACTGAAGGTGCGCAAGGTTCATCTAACCAAAAAGATTTGGAAACAGCGCTGCAACTTTTATATCTGAAATTTACGCAGCCGCGTATGGATACGGCTATTTACCGTAACATCATCACAAGTGCCAAACAGAGTCTTGCGCATAAATATTCCAATCCTGCGAATATTTTCCGCGATACGGTCAGCTATTTCCTGAGTAACTATAATGAACGCAGCCGCCCGTTTACGGTGGACAGGATCGATGAATTGAATCTGGATACCGCATATAATTTCTATAAAGAACGCTTTGCAGATGCCTCGGCTTTCACATTTGTTTTTGTAGGTAATTTTAATGTGGACAGCATTCGTCCGTTGTTGGAAACTTATCTCGGCAGCTTGCCCGCTACACACGCAAATGCAGCGGCAAAGGATTTAGGTATTCGTCCGCCAGAAGGCAGACTCACAAAAATAGTGAGAGCCGGAACGGAAGATAAAGCGAGCGTAGAAATATTGCTGACTGGCAAGTATCAATACAGCGCTGTGAATAACTTATTGTTATACACTGCCGGCGAGGTATTGGAATTAAAACTGCTTCGCGACATCCGCGAAAAAGAAGCGGAAGTGTATTCTCCTTCGGTAAAGACCAATGAAGCCAAAGAGCCGGAACAGCGTTATTCACTGGCAGTTTCTTTCGGCTGTGCTCCCAAAAATGTGGACCATTTGGTAGCTATGGTCGAACAGGAAATTGATTCCATGAAAAACAACATTTCCGACGAAGATGTGCAGAAAGTAAAACTTGCTTATCAAAAACAAATGGAACAGGCTATGGAGACCAACGGTTTCTGGCTGAGCTATATTGTCGGAAAAGAACAAGTGCATGAAAACCTGAATGATATTTTCGACAGACAGAAAAACCTGGATGCCGTAACGCCGGAAACAGTTCGGAATTGGGTTAAAGAACATCTGACCGGTAAGAATTTTATATCACTGGAATTATTGCCGCAGGAAGATGTGAAATAA
- a CDS encoding helix-turn-helix domain-containing protein: MEQRQTIRIKTISEFHQSRGLPAPEHPLISVIDYSKIERPADIGETNWMFDFYQIAVKRGTPKMKYGQQEYDFDEGVMFFISPNQIFGIEPDANTKVKRSGWMLLIHRDFLWNTSLAKTIKQYEYFDYSVNEALFLSEKEEETLNCIIQNIRQEYHSNIDKFSKQIIISQIETLLNYSERFYNRQFITREKSSHKILERLEEILNDYFKNDDVAIKGLPSVQFIAGELNVSPKYLSSLLKVLTGQNTQQHIHEKLIEKAKEKLSTTDLSVSEIAYELGFEHPQSFSKLFKTKTRQSPLKFRASFN; the protein is encoded by the coding sequence ATGGAACAACGGCAAACGATAAGGATAAAAACCATCAGCGAATTTCATCAGTCGCGCGGATTGCCTGCGCCGGAGCATCCGCTGATTAGCGTGATAGATTATTCAAAAATCGAACGCCCTGCCGATATTGGCGAAACAAATTGGATGTTTGATTTTTACCAGATTGCCGTAAAGCGCGGAACACCGAAGATGAAATACGGACAGCAGGAATATGATTTTGATGAAGGCGTAATGTTTTTTATTTCGCCGAACCAGATTTTCGGAATAGAACCCGATGCAAATACAAAAGTTAAACGTTCAGGCTGGATGTTATTAATTCATCGGGATTTTTTGTGGAACACATCCTTAGCGAAAACCATTAAGCAATACGAATACTTTGATTATTCCGTAAACGAAGCTTTGTTCCTTTCGGAAAAAGAAGAAGAAACCCTCAATTGCATTATTCAAAATATCCGGCAGGAATATCATTCCAATATCGATAAGTTCAGCAAGCAAATTATTATTTCTCAAATAGAAACTTTGCTGAACTATTCCGAGCGGTTTTATAACCGGCAATTCATTACCCGCGAAAAATCCAGTCACAAAATATTAGAACGATTGGAAGAAATATTGAATGATTATTTTAAAAATGATGATGTTGCAATCAAAGGATTGCCAAGCGTTCAATTCATCGCCGGCGAACTGAATGTATCGCCTAAATATTTAAGCAGTCTATTAAAGGTGTTGACAGGACAAAATACGCAACAACACATTCACGAAAAACTGATTGAAAAAGCCAAAGAGAAACTTTCAACAACCGATTTGTCTGTGAGCGAAATTGCTTATGAGTTAGGCTTTGAACATCCGCAAAGTTTCAGCAAATTGTTTAAGACAAAGACAAGGCAAAGTCCGTTAAAGTTTCGGGCGAGCTTTAATTGA